CACAGCATGTTGTTGCTGAGTAAAACAATCATCGGTGTTATCTTGTAACACATCCGCACAGCGAAAGTGCATGTTTAAGCCCTGCTGTTTTGCACTATGCTGCCCTTGCTCACACAAATTGGCTTGTAATTCGACACTTTGCACATATTGTGCACCTTGGTGTGCCAAGATACGACCTAAGTGCCCTTTACCTGCACACCACTCTAATACTGGCTGCTCGCCATTATCGAGGTGTGAGACGAAATCTTGTAGCTGTAGTAATTTACGACCTTTAATGCCGTTGCTGAGCCAAAAAGGCAAATCGGCTCTTTGCTGTTCGCTATAAGGTAGGGAAGTCAACTGTGATAACTCTTCGACAGCAGGAATAAAATCAGCAAACACTTCATATAGACGGGTTTGATCTGCGTCTAGCTCTCGTACCTGCTCGTCACCGAGCTCATTTAGAAAGCGTGTTAACTGTTCGTCGCTCCAAGGAAATTCACCGTAATCAAAAGCAACGCACTGCCAATAGGCGCGTGTTTGCTGCAAGCAATGATCTAACTGAATAAATAATGACGATAACGGCACAGCATTTCCCCGATACGAAAAATGGCTATTCTACCTCGTTTTCATTTTCTTGTGCTGACTCATTCAGCTTGTAACGGCGCTTTTTAGTGAATATAAGGTGTAAGTAGAGAGGAATACTGAACAAGGTGACCGCACAAGCCGCGATCAACATCCACGACCAAGGAAAAAGTGGCTCAGACTGTTTTAACTCATAAATAAAGCGCTCTCTAACAGCATCATATTGCGCCATATCTAAGCCATAAATCTGCCCAATCCATCGCCAGTGAAGGTCTGACATATTACCTATGGTCACACCAGGAGGAGAGATATAAGGGCGGAGCTTCTCAGCTTCATAAGAAATTTGTTCTTTAATTTTATGCGTCGCATATTTTTGATGAGTTATGTCGATACTCTCTTGTAAATGCAGCATGGCATAACGCCAGCCTTGTAGGCTTGCCTGCTTAAATTTTTCAACTAACTCTGGGCGATGCTGTAGGACGTTTTCGCTGGTAAACAAAATATCAGCATACAAATTAAGCCCATACTTTTTTGGACAAATTTGTCGAATAGCAACACCTTGTTGCTTCATCTCAAAGGGTTCATTAGAGGTATAAACTTGCAGGGCATCGAACTTACCTGCCTTAAAATCAGCGATTGGCTCAAAGCCTGCGTATAAAGAAATATCATCTTTACTGACCCCTGCCTGCTCTAACATCAGCATCAGCTCTGCCACACCCAAATGACTAACACGCTTGCCTCTGAAATCGGCGGGGTTATATATATCACTGTCGGCTTTGACCATCCAACAGTAAGGAGAAGATTGTAGCATCGCTGCGATTGCCACCAGTGGCTTACCTTGAAGACGTTCCGCTAAAATGCCTGAGTGAGTCACACCAAAATGCGCCTGACCTGAAAGCACTTTAAAGTGAGTGTCGGGATCTTCAATATCGGCCGGAATTATCGTGACATCTAATCCAGCACGCTCATAAAAGCCTTTTTCCACCGCCATATAGTAACCAGCAAACTGAAATTGATGAGTCCACTTTAATTGCAGCACCACCGACTCTAAAGCAATGGCTGAGGGGAGAAAAAATAACAGTAAGCTTATCAAGCTAAACCGTTTGAGCATGAAAGTCCCTTGTTCTTCTAATTAATTAGGCATGACTAAACTATAGAAAAACAAGGGTGATTTGCAAGCACTAAGCGCTTAACTTGCTTGCTGCTTTTCAAGCTCTTGGTTCCGTAAATACTGAGCAAAACACGGGTTGTTAGTCTCGTCCCAATACTTATACCCTAACTTAGCAAGATGCAGGTTAAATAAACTACGTTGCTCTGGCGCAATATCAAACGCAGCAAGCACATTCCCCTCTGCCGCACCGTGGTTGCGATAATGGAATAAAGTGATATTCCACTCACTACCCAGCGTTTCTAAGAAACGTGCCAATGCTCCTGGATATTCAGGGAACTCAAATCGGAAAAGGTGCTCATTCAATGGCACTGGCGGTTTGCCCCCCACCATATAACGAATATGCAATTTTGCTAGTTCGTTATCTGAAAGGTCTTCAAAGCCATAACCATTGGTTTGCAGTACTGACTTAACCTCATCTAACTCTGGCTGCCCACCACGCAAGCCAACACCTACAAAGATTTGTGCGTCCCCTTCACCAGCATAACGGTAATTGAACTCAGTGATGGCTCTGCCCCCTAAAGCATGACAAAAGCGCTTGAAGCTGCCTTTTTCTTCTTTAATCGTGACACCAAAAAGTGCCTCACTTTTTGCACCCAACGCGGTACGCTCAGCAATATAGCGTAAGCGATC
The Pseudoalteromonas phenolica genome window above contains:
- a CDS encoding ABC transporter substrate-binding protein — translated: MLKRFSLISLLLFFLPSAIALESVVLQLKWTHQFQFAGYYMAVEKGFYERAGLDVTIIPADIEDPDTHFKVLSGQAHFGVTHSGILAERLQGKPLVAIAAMLQSSPYCWMVKADSDIYNPADFRGKRVSHLGVAELMLMLEQAGVSKDDISLYAGFEPIADFKAGKFDALQVYTSNEPFEMKQQGVAIRQICPKKYGLNLYADILFTSENVLQHRPELVEKFKQASLQGWRYAMLHLQESIDITHQKYATHKIKEQISYEAEKLRPYISPPGVTIGNMSDLHWRWIGQIYGLDMAQYDAVRERFIYELKQSEPLFPWSWMLIAACAVTLFSIPLYLHLIFTKKRRYKLNESAQENENEVE